The Phormidium yuhuli AB48 DNA window TTGGTTATGGTTGGTCATAGAATTGTCCAAAAACTGTCCGAAAATCGTTCTGAGACCGACCCCCGCTCTAGGGAGCGGCGGTACGGTGTACCCAGCTATCCCAACGTCCTTAACACTGCGGACCGGGACAATACTGGCGAACATACTGCAAAATACCACGGGCGATCGCCTGGGACAGAACTTCGCGATATTGAGGGTCTGCTAAACGACGAGCATCTTGGGCTCCGGTCACAAAGCCTAACTCCAATAACACCGCCGGCATTCGGGTGTGGCGTAAGACATAGAAGCGAGCCGTGCGCACCCCTCGGTCAGGCCCCCCTGTCGCCTCGATCAAACTCCGGTGTAGCGTCCGCGCTAACTGTTCCCCAGTTTGGAAATAATAGGTTTCAATGCCATTGACATCGGGGCGGCTCATGCTGATGGCATTGGCATGTAAACTCACAAACAAATTGCCATTAACGCGATTGGCTAACTCAACTCGAGCTTCTAGACTCAGGGTTCGATTATCCTCGCGAGTCATGATAACCCGTACCCCTTGTTCTTCGAGTAAATCCCGAATGCGGTGAGACATGGGGTTGACGATATCAATCTCACTCAGTCCCCCAATCCCCACGGCACCGGGGTCACTCCCGCCATGACCTGGATCTAAGACAATTACAATCTGGCTATTGGGGATATTCCCCAAATTTCCCTGGCCCGACAGGTTAGATCCCAGATGGGGAGTGGGTAAGTTGCCTTGAGCTTGGTAGCCGTTGAGTTCCAAGGATAGCAGGCTCGGACTCGGCTGGTTGATCTCGCCAATGGAGACTTGAGGGGCTGGCATCACCCGCACCATCACCGTATTAGCATCTGTTTGTTCTGTGCGAATCCAGGCGATCGCATCACTGTCATTCGTATCGGGCCGTTGAAAATTCCCAGACAGCCGCGCGTTGCGAATTTCAATCTGATAGGCCAGGGTGCTTCGATCCCAATACGACCGCTGATCTAAAGGGCGATCGGCTCGAATTAAGACTCGATTTCCCTCGACGGTGATATCGATCGCCTCAATGGTCGCCACCTCGGATCGCGGTGATTGACTCAGATAAGACTCATCCTCGACTTCTGAAGAGTCCACGGTGACCTTCAGAGATTTCCAGGAATCCGTCGGGTCAACTTCAAGGGCCTTGGCCTCGGGACTTGGGACATCGATTGATTTCGCCTCAGCGATTGGGGCCATTTGAGCCACCATCAAAATACTTGTGAGACTAGATAGCCACCAGTGAACTCTGGGCATATTTCTCCTTGCGGGCTGGACTGCACAACGTGGGCATCATGACAAACAACAGTTGCCCTGATCCCCGTTGTTGGCGAGTCAAAACCAATTGTGTGTGGTGTTGGGCAAACTGCGTTGAAAAATAGCATAAAAAATTCGCCATTGACAGGGCGATCGGGCCAGAACTTCGACGGTTTTCCTCTTTAACCTACGACCAGGGGGGAGTTGTCACCGGATGGTTCATGACCTCTGGGGGAATTGAGATGCAACCCAGTTCAAGATGATGGCGTTAATTTGCGGGGCGGCTTCATCATGGACGCAATGCCCCCCATAGTCTAACTCCTCTAGCTTGAGCTTAGGTTGATGTTGGCCAAACTGCTCCGGCCGAGCGAGTTTTGGGGGAACCATGCGATCGCCCTTCGACCACAGTAACAAGCCAGGGACAGAAACCTCTTGAAGCACCTCGGACATCGGCGGGCAAAAGTCCACTGCACTGGCGGCACGGGCTAAGCGTGACAGGGCCCCCGCTGCACCGGGATCGTAAGCGGGTCTGGAGAAGAGATTGAGTAACTCTTCATCTACAAACTCGGAGTCCTCATAGGCAATTCCGGCCCAAGTCCGTAACCGCTCAGGGGGACGAATCAGCCACAGCAGGGGGGTTAGGAACAATGGCGACGTAAACAGATGTTCTACCGCCCCCACCAAGGGACGTAAGAAGGACGGAAGCAGCGCCCGCCGCAGGGCTGGGTCTGGCAGGGTAATCGTCACATAGCCCTGTGTAGCTTCGGGATAGCGAGCTGCCGTCAGCACCACCACCAGGGAACCAATGGAATGACCCACCCAGACCGCCGGACGACGCACCACCAGGCGCCAAAAATCAAAGACTTGTTCAACCCATAATGGGACGCCGTAGGCTGTCGCGGCCTTAGTACTGTCTCCAAACCCTAACAAATCCAGGGCATAGACGGGATGCTGCTGACTCAGGGGAACCAGATTATGTCGCCAATGGCCAAGGGAGGCGCCAAAGCCATGAATTAAAATCAGTGGTGTTGCCTGAGGCTCAGGGCTAGGAACATAGGTATAGGGAATATTCCAGCCCCGCCAACGCCAATGACGAAGGTCACCCAGGTGGGGAGGAGATGGAAGTAAGGATGGGGAGGTCAAGGTAGGGGTCAGAATGGTAGAGGACTTGGAGTAGTTGGCAAGAGCCAAAATTTTATCTTACGTGTTCCACTGAGGTGTCGGCTGGGGGGTATCAGCGGCTTGAGCTGGCCCGGAGTCCCGTTGTGAATTGAGAATTTCTATTAAATTTGACCCCAATCTAAAGTATTGCGAGTAAAATATCATCAAGTCGGCCCGATCGCGCTGACACCCTCAGCGATCTCTCAGTTCCCCCTTACACCAACACGAACTCACATCTAACCACACTTAAACCCATTACATATGCCTGCAATCGGAAGAAAACGACAACGGGACTTACCCCAAATCAACGAGCGGATTCGTTTCCCCCAAATCCGGGTCATCGCCACGGACGGCGAGCAGTTGGGGATTATGACACCGGCGGATGCGATTACCGTTGCCGAAGAAAAAGACTTGGACTTGGTCTTGGTCAGCGACAAAGCCGATCCCCCGGTTTGTCGGATCATGGACTATGGCAAATACAAGTTTGAGCAGGAGAAGAAAAACAAGGAAGCCAAGAAGAAACAGCACTCTTCCGAACTGAAGGAAGTGAAGATGCGCTATAAGATTGAAGACCATGACTACATGGTCCGCGTCAAGCAGGCACAACGGTTCCTCAAGAGTGGGGACAAGGTTAAAGCCACGGTTATGTTCCGGGGACGGGAGATCCAACATACGGATTTGGCCTACCAACTCCTAGAACGGCTGGCCAAAGACCTCGATGAGATGGCAGAAGTGCAACAACGGCCCAAACGGGAAGGACGCAGCATGATGATGATGCTCGCTCCGAAAAAACAATCTTAAGCTGCGATCTTCTCGATTCTAAATGGTCAAGCAGTTGAGGCCCCCTTCATCTGCGATCGCTCTCATGTCGTCATGGTTCAGGTGGGTCGAGAGGCTACACTGGACAGTAGGTCGTGCGCCCGAACCTTTGGCGAGGGGTAACTGAGGACTCGAAGGAGCCTGAGTCCCTTGGCCGGACTGAGCTGGCCTCTCGCCCAGACTTCAAATTGCCATGGCCCTCGGGCGGCCGGCGACTGCGACTCACTGACATCAGGACGAGCTAGGCTGAATGGAACTAAAAAACTGGCAATTCAACCAAGGGGGCTGGAAACAGCAGGTGTTGCAGTGGCTCAACCTGCGCCCGGAAGATGGGGAGCGAACCCTGCTGATGTTCGCGTTCTATACGGCCACCTCCATCGGACTCTTGTGGCTCGAAGCCGTCACCTACGAACTGTTTTTGGCCCGCTATGGGGCTGAGTCCTTAACAATTATCTACATTGCCGGGGCCGCTATTGGCTCCGGGCTGGGGTTCTTCTACTCCTGGTTGCAAGAGATATTACCCATGAGGAGGGCGATCGTTGTGATTGCCCTCCTCATGGCTACGCCAGCACTTGTGTTTCGCTTTGGTCTGGAAATGCCGCTCCTGTTCGGGCTGACGGTGTTTGCTATGCGGCT harbors:
- a CDS encoding N-acetylmuramoyl-L-alanine amidase family protein, which gives rise to MPRVHWWLSSLTSILMVAQMAPIAEAKSIDVPSPEAKALEVDPTDSWKSLKVTVDSSEVEDESYLSQSPRSEVATIEAIDITVEGNRVLIRADRPLDQRSYWDRSTLAYQIEIRNARLSGNFQRPDTNDSDAIAWIRTEQTDANTVMVRVMPAPQVSIGEINQPSPSLLSLELNGYQAQGNLPTPHLGSNLSGQGNLGNIPNSQIVIVLDPGHGGSDPGAVGIGGLSEIDIVNPMSHRIRDLLEEQGVRVIMTREDNRTLSLEARVELANRVNGNLFVSLHANAISMSRPDVNGIETYYFQTGEQLARTLHRSLIEATGGPDRGVRTARFYVLRHTRMPAVLLELGFVTGAQDARRLADPQYREVLSQAIARGILQYVRQYCPGPQC
- a CDS encoding alpha/beta fold hydrolase; the protein is MALANYSKSSTILTPTLTSPSLLPSPPHLGDLRHWRWRGWNIPYTYVPSPEPQATPLILIHGFGASLGHWRHNLVPLSQQHPVYALDLLGFGDSTKAATAYGVPLWVEQVFDFWRLVVRRPAVWVGHSIGSLVVVLTAARYPEATQGYVTITLPDPALRRALLPSFLRPLVGAVEHLFTSPLFLTPLLWLIRPPERLRTWAGIAYEDSEFVDEELLNLFSRPAYDPGAAGALSRLARAASAVDFCPPMSEVLQEVSVPGLLLWSKGDRMVPPKLARPEQFGQHQPKLKLEELDYGGHCVHDEAAPQINAIILNWVASQFPQRS
- the infC gene encoding translation initiation factor IF-3, producing the protein MPAIGRKRQRDLPQINERIRFPQIRVIATDGEQLGIMTPADAITVAEEKDLDLVLVSDKADPPVCRIMDYGKYKFEQEKKNKEAKKKQHSSELKEVKMRYKIEDHDYMVRVKQAQRFLKSGDKVKATVMFRGREIQHTDLAYQLLERLAKDLDEMAEVQQRPKREGRSMMMMLAPKKQS